A stretch of the Streptomyces sp. NBC_00654 genome encodes the following:
- a CDS encoding regulator, translating into MSERPPQRTPNRRLASLIAEAGFSHAGLARRVDQLGLEHGLDLRYDKTSVTRWLRGQQPRGTTPALIAEVFTRRLGRRLSAQDLGLDACAPVYAGLEFAATPAEAVDIVSGLWRKDSGSHAELRKIAFTPAGLVVPSRDWLIGRADEWAGNGDTAPRAAAAQSTAPPGAPRRTAGAGGLGGAGAPGATGAAGPGGAPGPMGTGGPGSGPHRSSALGGQRGRGGAGTTGPGPVRPPVPPAPPVVPRQRSTDRGPGQRVGSGDVAALRSVGELFRTLDNAYGGGHARQALVRYLEHEAEPMLRGSYGEATGRRLFSAAADLTRLAGWTSYDIAAHGLAQRYFVQALRLAQAAGDRGYGAYVLITMSRQAVYLGHGREGVQLARVAQQGIGSAAPPVAQALLHSVEARGHGVLGEARACVASLARAERALESARPGDEMPHWARYFDEAQLADEFGHCHRDLQQYRAAAQHAERSLQLRAPAYARSRLFCRVVLATARLGLGELDQACLLAAEAAQQASEMRSARATEYVREFERRLEPYRDAAAVRGYRDRVAALG; encoded by the coding sequence ATGTCGGAACGACCCCCGCAGCGCACCCCCAACCGCCGACTCGCCTCACTCATCGCGGAAGCCGGTTTCTCCCATGCCGGCCTGGCCCGCCGGGTCGATCAACTCGGACTCGAACACGGCCTCGATCTGCGGTACGACAAGACCTCGGTGACCCGTTGGCTGCGGGGACAGCAGCCCCGGGGAACCACGCCCGCGCTGATCGCCGAGGTCTTCACCCGGCGACTGGGACGCCGGCTCTCCGCGCAGGACCTGGGCCTCGACGCCTGCGCGCCCGTCTACGCGGGGCTGGAGTTCGCGGCCACCCCGGCCGAGGCGGTCGACATCGTCAGCGGCCTGTGGCGCAAGGACTCCGGCAGCCACGCGGAGCTGCGCAAGATCGCTTTCACCCCGGCCGGACTGGTCGTCCCCAGCCGGGACTGGCTGATCGGACGGGCCGACGAGTGGGCGGGCAACGGCGACACGGCACCCCGGGCCGCGGCGGCGCAGTCCACCGCCCCGCCGGGCGCGCCCCGCAGAACCGCGGGGGCCGGAGGGCTCGGAGGAGCCGGGGCGCCCGGCGCGACAGGGGCGGCCGGACCCGGCGGGGCCCCCGGACCGATGGGCACGGGCGGGCCGGGCTCCGGCCCGCACCGCTCCTCGGCGCTGGGGGGACAGCGAGGCCGCGGGGGCGCCGGTACGACCGGCCCCGGACCCGTGCGCCCACCCGTGCCGCCGGCACCGCCCGTCGTGCCGAGGCAGCGCTCCACCGACCGCGGGCCGGGGCAGCGGGTGGGCAGCGGGGACGTCGCCGCACTCCGCTCGGTCGGTGAGCTCTTCCGCACCCTCGACAACGCCTACGGCGGCGGACACGCCCGGCAGGCCCTGGTGCGGTATCTGGAGCACGAGGCCGAGCCGATGCTCCGGGGGAGCTACGGCGAGGCCACCGGGAGGCGGCTGTTCTCGGCGGCCGCGGACCTGACCCGGCTGGCGGGCTGGACCTCGTACGACATCGCCGCGCACGGTCTGGCCCAGCGCTACTTCGTCCAGGCCCTGCGGCTCGCCCAGGCCGCCGGAGACCGGGGCTACGGCGCCTACGTCCTGATCACCATGAGCCGTCAGGCGGTCTACCTCGGCCACGGCAGGGAGGGAGTCCAGCTGGCGCGCGTCGCCCAGCAGGGCATCGGCTCCGCCGCGCCCCCCGTCGCCCAGGCGCTGCTGCACTCGGTGGAGGCGCGCGGGCACGGGGTGCTCGGTGAGGCACGGGCGTGCGTCGCCTCGCTGGCCCGCGCGGAGCGCGCCCTGGAGTCCGCGCGCCCCGGCGACGAGATGCCGCACTGGGCCCGGTACTTCGACGAGGCCCAGCTGGCGGACGAGTTCGGCCACTGCCACCGGGACCTCCAGCAGTACCGGGCCGCCGCGCAGCACGCGGAGCGCTCGCTCCAGCTGCGCGCCCCGGCCTACGCCCGCAGCAGACTGTTCTGCCGGGTGGTGCTCGCCACCGCGCGGCTCGGCCTCGGCGAACTGGACCAGGCCTGCCTGCTGGCCGCCGAGGCGGCGCAGCAGGCGTCCGAGATGCGCTCGGCCCGCGCCACGGAGTATGTGCGGGAGTTCGAGCGCCGGCTGGAGCCGTACCGGGACGCGGCCGCCGTACGCGGATACCGCGACCGGGTCGCCGCCCTCGGCTGA
- a CDS encoding RDD family protein has translation MDNRQAIGSWLSGPRAAAEEMGADFGYRGKRLGLPEKGPGSVAPLGRRFGALFIDWSLCMVIAYGLLARGDQQAAGNWALGIFLVMSVLTVGTIGSTPGKRILGLRVVSENGGRAGGGRVILRSVLLLLVIPALVWDRDGRGLHDRLARAVQVRI, from the coding sequence GTGGACAACAGGCAAGCAATCGGATCGTGGCTCTCCGGGCCGCGCGCGGCCGCCGAGGAGATGGGTGCCGACTTCGGCTACCGGGGCAAGAGGCTCGGTCTGCCCGAGAAGGGACCGGGGTCCGTGGCCCCGCTCGGCCGCCGCTTCGGAGCACTCTTCATCGACTGGTCGCTCTGCATGGTGATCGCATACGGGCTGCTCGCTCGCGGTGACCAGCAGGCGGCGGGCAACTGGGCACTCGGGATCTTCCTCGTGATGAGCGTGCTCACGGTCGGAACCATCGGCTCCACGCCCGGCAAGCGCATCCTGGGGCTGCGCGTCGTCTCCGAGAACGGAGGCCGGGCCGGTGGTGGCCGCGTGATCCTGCGGAGCGTGCTGCTCCTTCTCGTCATTCCCGCCCTGGTCTGGGACCGCGACGGGCGTGGTCTGCACGACCGGCTGGCCCGCGCCGTTCAGGTCCGTATCTGA
- the lipB gene encoding lipoyl(octanoyl) transferase LipB: MSELRFVRLGFGEEAVEYQEAWQKQREVHAARFEDTVPDTCLLLEHPPVYTAGRRTADSERPLDGTPVIDVDRGGKITWHGPGQLVGYPIQKLPRPVDVVAHVRRLEDALIRTAAEFGLETSRVEGRSGVWVLGDPVEERRSSGGLSLDFDPRLQDDEFDPRLNGPEYAPSNAGQRREDRKLAAIGIRVAKGVTMHGFALNVNPDNTWFDRIVPCGIRDAGVTSLSSELGREITIADVLPVAEKHLRDVLENADLAPRVIEPPRAAASA; encoded by the coding sequence GTGAGTGAGCTGCGGTTCGTCCGTCTGGGGTTCGGCGAGGAAGCGGTCGAGTACCAAGAGGCCTGGCAGAAGCAGCGCGAGGTGCACGCGGCCCGGTTCGAGGACACCGTCCCGGACACCTGCCTGCTCCTGGAGCACCCGCCGGTCTACACGGCGGGACGCCGCACGGCGGACAGCGAGCGCCCGCTGGACGGCACTCCGGTCATCGACGTGGACCGCGGCGGCAAGATCACCTGGCACGGCCCGGGGCAGCTCGTGGGCTACCCCATCCAGAAGCTGCCGCGCCCGGTCGACGTCGTCGCGCATGTCCGCCGGCTGGAGGACGCGCTGATCCGTACGGCGGCCGAGTTCGGCCTGGAGACCTCCCGGGTCGAGGGCCGCAGCGGTGTCTGGGTGCTGGGCGACCCGGTCGAGGAGCGCCGCTCGTCCGGCGGGCTCTCGCTCGACTTCGACCCGAGGCTCCAGGACGACGAGTTCGACCCCCGGCTGAACGGCCCCGAGTACGCCCCGTCCAACGCGGGCCAGCGCCGTGAGGACCGCAAGCTCGCCGCGATCGGGATCCGGGTCGCCAAGGGCGTGACCATGCACGGTTTCGCCCTGAATGTGAACCCGGACAACACCTGGTTCGACCGGATCGTGCCCTGTGGCATCCGGGACGCCGGGGTCACCTCGCTCAGCAGCGAGCTGGGCCGCGAGATCACCATCGCGGACGTCCTCCCGGTCGCCGAGAAGCACCTGCGGGACGTCCTGGAGAACGCGGATCTCGCGCCCAGGGTGATCGAGCCCCCGCGGGCCGCGGCTTCCGCTTAG
- a CDS encoding NAD(P)/FAD-dependent oxidoreductase, with protein MLSTAHHADVVIIGAGTAGLSAAHQLTSAGVSVTVLEAAPHVGGRLVTHEVDGFLLDRLGPLLSTSHPELRLTPGLDGLVLREFAPGVLVHSEGRRHRTGDIRSARGALKAVRTRSSAPRTRQGTGRGDGRGIPRSGAMAEAIDRARLGAALSRLAAVPADRILNRPERTALAALPTHGLPARTVNGFLRPLLSALLSDPELTTSSRRADLALRGYARGGLCVPEGGSAALPALLAATLPPGTVRTGVHVTAADITSVRTKEHGELNCRSLLLATGAGAAAELLPGLRIPAFHPVTVLHHTAPAPPPTGSSLLLDADRSGPVAYSAVMSEVDPSRAPRGRTLITSTVLGTPPPDLDRSVRGHLAALYGTPTDDWELLAAHHDPEAVPAMEPPHDPRRPVRLLAGLYVCGDHRDTSTVQGALYSGRRAAAAILADLGVRKEYGDGSTLTEAA; from the coding sequence GTGCTCAGCACGGCACACCACGCGGACGTGGTCATCATCGGGGCCGGAACAGCCGGTCTGTCAGCGGCCCATCAGCTGACCAGCGCGGGGGTCAGCGTCACAGTTCTGGAGGCCGCCCCCCATGTCGGCGGCCGCCTGGTCACCCACGAAGTGGACGGCTTCCTGCTCGATCGCCTGGGCCCCCTGCTCAGCACCTCGCACCCCGAACTGCGCCTCACCCCCGGGCTCGACGGTCTGGTCCTGCGGGAGTTCGCCCCCGGGGTCCTCGTCCACAGCGAGGGCCGCCGCCACCGGACCGGCGACATACGAAGCGCGAGGGGCGCACTGAAAGCGGTGCGCACCCGGTCGAGCGCCCCCCGCACCCGGCAGGGCACGGGCCGGGGCGATGGCCGGGGCATCCCCCGGAGCGGCGCCATGGCGGAGGCCATCGACCGGGCCCGGCTCGGGGCCGCCCTGTCCCGGCTGGCCGCCGTTCCGGCCGACCGGATCCTGAACCGCCCGGAACGGACGGCGCTGGCCGCCCTGCCGACCCACGGCCTCCCCGCCCGGACGGTCAACGGCTTTCTGCGCCCGCTGCTCTCCGCGCTGCTCAGCGACCCGGAGCTCACCACATCGAGCCGGCGCGCCGATCTCGCCCTGCGCGGCTACGCGCGCGGCGGGCTCTGTGTGCCGGAGGGCGGCTCGGCCGCCCTGCCCGCACTGCTGGCGGCCACGCTGCCGCCGGGCACCGTACGGACGGGAGTCCATGTCACGGCCGCCGACATCACCTCGGTGCGCACCAAGGAGCACGGTGAACTGAACTGCCGCTCCCTGCTGCTGGCCACCGGGGCGGGAGCGGCCGCCGAGCTGCTGCCGGGGCTGCGGATTCCGGCCTTCCATCCGGTGACGGTCCTTCACCACACGGCGCCCGCCCCGCCGCCGACGGGCAGTTCGCTGCTGCTGGACGCCGACCGCTCGGGCCCGGTCGCGTACAGCGCCGTGATGAGCGAGGTCGACCCCTCGCGCGCGCCCCGGGGCCGCACGCTCATCACCTCGACGGTGCTCGGCACCCCGCCGCCGGACCTCGACCGCTCGGTCCGCGGACATCTCGCGGCGCTGTACGGCACCCCGACGGACGACTGGGAGCTGCTGGCGGCCCATCACGACCCGGAGGCGGTCCCGGCGATGGAGCCGCCGCACGATCCGCGCCGCCCGGTCCGGCTGCTCGCCGGGCTGTACGTGTGCGGTGACCACCGCGACACGAGCACGGTCCAGGGCGCGCTGTACTCGGGGCGCCGCGCGGCCGCGGCGATCCTGGCCGACCTGGGCGTACGGAAGGAGTACGGGGACGGCTCCACGCTCACCGAAGCGGCGTAG
- a CDS encoding DUF4191 domain-containing protein encodes MARKANTEGADSAENAGRLKQIALTYKMTRRTDSKIGLVVAGVGIVTFGVLLAIGFVVGHPVYLGILGFVLALLAMAIVFGRRAERAAFGQMEGQPGAAAAVLDRVGRGWTTTPAVAMNRSQDVVHRAVGKAGIVLVAEGNPNRVKSLLAAEKKKMARIVIDVPVHDIIVGDGEGQVPLKKVRTKMLKLPRVLTGPQVTAANDRLRAMGDLMSNMPLPKGPMPKGMRMPRGGKMR; translated from the coding sequence ATGGCGAGGAAGGCAAACACTGAAGGCGCGGACAGCGCCGAGAACGCGGGGCGGCTCAAGCAGATCGCCCTGACCTACAAGATGACCAGGCGGACCGACTCCAAGATCGGTCTTGTCGTCGCTGGTGTGGGAATCGTCACCTTCGGTGTCCTTCTCGCCATCGGCTTCGTGGTCGGGCATCCGGTCTATCTGGGCATCCTGGGCTTCGTCCTGGCCCTCCTCGCGATGGCGATCGTCTTCGGGCGGCGTGCCGAGCGGGCGGCCTTCGGGCAGATGGAGGGACAGCCCGGCGCGGCGGCGGCGGTACTGGACCGGGTCGGCCGCGGCTGGACCACGACGCCCGCGGTCGCGATGAACCGCAGCCAGGACGTCGTCCACCGGGCCGTCGGCAAGGCCGGCATCGTGCTGGTGGCCGAGGGCAACCCGAACCGGGTGAAGAGCCTCCTGGCGGCCGAGAAGAAGAAGATGGCCCGCATCGTGATCGACGTACCGGTGCACGACATCATCGTCGGTGACGGCGAGGGCCAGGTGCCGCTGAAGAAGGTGCGCACCAAGATGCTGAAGCTCCCGCGCGTCCTGACCGGCCCGCAGGTGACCGCGGCCAACGACCGGCTGCGGGCGATGGGCGACCTGATGAGCAACATGCCGCTGCCGAAGGGCCCGATGCCCAAGGGCATGCGGATGCCGCGCGGCGGAAAGATGCGCTGA
- the lipA gene encoding lipoyl synthase, which translates to MSAVAPDGRKMLRLEVRNSQTPIERKPEWIKTRAKMGPEYNQLQKLVKSEGLHTVCQEAGCPNIFECWEDREATFLIGGDQCTRRCDFCQIDTGKPQALDLDEPRRVGESVVTMDLNYATITGVARDDLEDGGAWLYAETVRQIHALTAEREAGATKVELLIPDFNAEPEQLAEVFSSRPEVLAHNVETVPRIFKRIRPGFRYERSLEVITRAREAGLVTKSNLILGMGETREEVSEALQDLYDAGCELITITQYLRPSVRHHPVERWVKPHEFVELKDEADAIGYSGVMSGPLVRSSYRAGRLFQQAMEARGAAAVPAAAAPSV; encoded by the coding sequence GTGTCCGCTGTCGCACCCGACGGGCGCAAGATGCTGCGCCTGGAGGTCCGGAACAGCCAGACCCCCATCGAGCGCAAGCCCGAGTGGATCAAGACCCGGGCGAAGATGGGCCCCGAGTACAACCAGTTGCAGAAGCTCGTCAAGAGCGAGGGGCTGCACACGGTCTGCCAGGAGGCGGGCTGTCCCAACATCTTCGAATGCTGGGAGGACCGCGAAGCCACCTTCCTCATCGGTGGCGACCAGTGCACCCGGCGCTGTGACTTCTGCCAGATCGATACGGGCAAGCCGCAGGCGCTGGACCTGGACGAGCCCCGCCGTGTCGGCGAGTCGGTCGTCACGATGGACCTGAACTACGCCACCATCACCGGCGTCGCCCGCGACGACCTGGAGGACGGCGGCGCCTGGCTGTACGCCGAGACCGTGCGCCAGATCCACGCGCTGACGGCGGAGCGGGAGGCCGGTGCGACCAAGGTCGAACTGCTGATCCCCGACTTCAACGCGGAGCCCGAGCAGCTCGCCGAGGTCTTCTCCTCGCGCCCCGAGGTGCTCGCGCACAACGTGGAGACGGTGCCGCGGATCTTCAAGCGGATCCGCCCCGGCTTCCGCTACGAGCGTTCCCTGGAAGTCATCACGCGGGCCCGCGAGGCCGGCCTGGTGACCAAGTCCAACCTGATCCTCGGCATGGGCGAGACCCGCGAGGAGGTCAGCGAGGCGCTCCAGGACCTGTACGACGCGGGCTGCGAGCTGATCACGATCACGCAGTACCTGCGGCCGTCCGTGCGGCACCACCCGGTCGAGCGCTGGGTGAAGCCGCACGAGTTCGTGGAGCTGAAGGACGAGGCCGACGCGATCGGCTACTCCGGTGTGATGTCGGGGCCGCTGGTGCGTTCCTCGTACCGTGCCGGGCGCCTCTTCCAGCAGGCGATGGAGGCCCGCGGCGCCGCCGCGGTCCCCGCGGCCGCCGCCCCCAGTGTGTGA